Proteins from one Desmodus rotundus isolate HL8 chromosome 9, HLdesRot8A.1, whole genome shotgun sequence genomic window:
- the MAD2L1 gene encoding mitotic spindle assembly checkpoint protein MAD2A isoform X1 has product MARQLSREQGITLRGSAEIVAEFFSFGINSILYQRGIYPSETFTRVQKYGLTLLVTTDPELMKYLNNVVEQLKDWLYKCSVQRLVVVISHVESAEVLERWQFDIECDKTAKDDSTPREKSQKAIQDEIRSVIRQITATVTFLPLLEVPCSFDLLIYTDKDLVVPEKWEESGPQFITNSEQVRLRSFTTSIHKVNSTVAYRIPVPD; this is encoded by the exons ATGGCGCGGCAGCTCTCCCGGGAGCAGGGCATCACCCTGCGCGGGAGTGCCGAAATCGTGGCCGAGTTCTTCT CATTTGGCATCAACAGCATTTTATATCAGCGTGGCATTTATCCCTCCGAAACCTTTACTCGAGTGCAGAAATATGGACTCACCTTGCTTGTAACTACTGATCCTGAGCTTATGAAATACCTAAATAATGTGGTGGAACAACTAAAAG ATTGGCTGTACAAGTGCTCGGTTCAGAGACTGGTGGTAGTCATCTCGCACGTCGAGAGTGCTGAGGTCCTTGAAAGATGGCAGTTTGATATCGAGTGTGACAAGACTGCCAAAGATGACAG TACGCCCAGAGAGAAGTCTCAGAAAGCGATCCAAGACGAGATCCGCTCGGTGATCAGACAGATCACCGCCACCGTGACGTTCCTGCCCCTGCTGGAAGTGCCCT GTTCCTTTGATCTGCTGATCTACACAGACAAAGATCTGGTTGTGCCCGAAAAGTGGGAGGAGTCGGGACCACAGTTCATTACCAATTCCGAGCAAGTGCGCCTGCGCTCCTTCACCACTTCCATCCACAAAGTGAACAGCACGGTGGCCTACAGGATCCCCGTCCCCGACTGA
- the MAD2L1 gene encoding mitotic spindle assembly checkpoint protein MAD2A isoform X2 yields MRGNLAAVNSFGINSILYQRGIYPSETFTRVQKYGLTLLVTTDPELMKYLNNVVEQLKDWLYKCSVQRLVVVISHVESAEVLERWQFDIECDKTAKDDSTPREKSQKAIQDEIRSVIRQITATVTFLPLLEVPCSFDLLIYTDKDLVVPEKWEESGPQFITNSEQVRLRSFTTSIHKVNSTVAYRIPVPD; encoded by the exons ATGAGAGGAAATTTGGCAGCGGTGAACT CATTTGGCATCAACAGCATTTTATATCAGCGTGGCATTTATCCCTCCGAAACCTTTACTCGAGTGCAGAAATATGGACTCACCTTGCTTGTAACTACTGATCCTGAGCTTATGAAATACCTAAATAATGTGGTGGAACAACTAAAAG ATTGGCTGTACAAGTGCTCGGTTCAGAGACTGGTGGTAGTCATCTCGCACGTCGAGAGTGCTGAGGTCCTTGAAAGATGGCAGTTTGATATCGAGTGTGACAAGACTGCCAAAGATGACAG TACGCCCAGAGAGAAGTCTCAGAAAGCGATCCAAGACGAGATCCGCTCGGTGATCAGACAGATCACCGCCACCGTGACGTTCCTGCCCCTGCTGGAAGTGCCCT GTTCCTTTGATCTGCTGATCTACACAGACAAAGATCTGGTTGTGCCCGAAAAGTGGGAGGAGTCGGGACCACAGTTCATTACCAATTCCGAGCAAGTGCGCCTGCGCTCCTTCACCACTTCCATCCACAAAGTGAACAGCACGGTGGCCTACAGGATCCCCGTCCCCGACTGA